From a region of the Oncorhynchus tshawytscha isolate Ot180627B linkage group LG14, Otsh_v2.0, whole genome shotgun sequence genome:
- the znf654 gene encoding uncharacterized protein znf654 isoform X2, whose protein sequence is MDAFAREFEKFAKGPDSDVVAKQQSVTPQTTDGVSRKTLETTSSTVTPQTTDGVSRKTFERTSSTVPKVIPKTVTDPVVLEDTTKVTKVTPQDTTDIQENMDTRHTQQDIKGSSQNTEPEDIPMAAESFPRLPDETRQLEHPLKGTVGTPEFPVDSTQDNDTPQFTEDPPQNTQDIRHLTEDTLKVTFTEVTPQATEDRTKATVDTPEAVDTLPQNIEEDSSEGIEDSRKVTVDSQEVTVDSQEVTVDSQEVTVDSQEVTVDSQEVTVDSQEVTVDTVDSQEVTVDTSEHIEDALQIHNTADTLQLTVDAPMVSEELTKDTRGATQNNGDTPQLHEDTPVTEDTLRVPEEMSQEPKDTSKVSRDTPMVSEDTLKVHVDTQKVPEDTPQNIQVNEDTSMVTEDTPQDTLYNSLVNPKVTESAHTPKVTPRVPEDASQDSEDPSKVTENSPQKTQDTPTVSGDIGQTPGDGTPQENENSPLAYRCSLCNKVFKGKRVIAHAMYHFRRDQCMFCRMLFKNDLLAMMHLSQHIDKLKKGNLPPDIEEVRENCKAGMSDTPERSTQRGRRGRKRIPVNSTESTPPDYRKLRSTNRISSINSSELTPPDRRKLRSNPNLLSTNRLSTDSQPSPDTKLATEESEGKQWTQRVNGQRGRRRVKVEGTEGDGDTQAEEQEKISRRQEEEHSALEQREEPVEISTSLAKTSTGEQGGTCSSPLKQFLEEEEKPCSSVKTMEDNTESQAVSVTQGRLSVSPLETSVQGKETPGICPVEGCTEIFTGKRRSLLGHILDDHRGDAKPLETTFLHGNGKCNICKKPVLTLQHYQHHILWHKGIPRHPCLHDGCKARFSAATEMRNHAKTHQPLLAVCCFPGCRERLACLPELNRHEQEHYRLPKEGKDESVSSTLVTNTTSVNVIKPCKTRRNKLQKMQGVKRRWPLREKEGSATDLTTTVKVTRKYDLTKMLKKTQVVKKRHVHRDKDPRTTDPSTVSLKVTNTLRKLQVKRKSCVGKKMDAPNTPVTTSNEKAEQASKKLKMIQKVKKAWAVKRQNVSEDNYAPTGPTTSTTITATEKVTEKLKIINKLKKMRVIKKPNVSKEKDTQLDPATDTKVTEKLKKTQLVKKPSVGKDPRKMSSVSTDEDTQPVPPTVTPKVSEKLPVVTEKLKKTQVLKKQRVIKESKRPVGKEPRKTSKKPVKSKTSGPEKHEVTEEVGSTSKEEDDKPLVETSDSTASSVCDQKMVNGHLKDLPKESVSKSKKCDPRNHKPATPKAPTNTPKAPTNTPKAPTNTPKAPTNTPKAPTNTPKAPTNTPKAPIKEEAKNSTFFGKINNRPYIRPPPTAYLDERYTTMPKRRKEMSWTPRFSPVRPDLVVEASGTTATPSVRRQRCAKCFLSFDSGEELQTHVSLKKCTTLFGFDSDEDSSS, encoded by the exons ATGGATGCGTTTGCTAGAGAGTTTGAAAAGTTTGCCAAGGGTCCGGATTCTGATGTTGTCGCAAAGCAGCAGTCGGTGACACCACAGACCACAGATGGTGTCTCGCGCAAAACGTTGGAGACGACATCGTCAACGGTGACACCACAGACCACAGATGGTGTCTCGCGCAAAACGTTTGAGAGGACATCGTCAACGGTTCCAAAAGTCATCCCTAAGACCGTCACAGACCCAGTGGTCCTTGAGGACACTACAAAAGTAACCAAAGTCACCCCACAGGACACTACAGACATCCAGGAAAACATGGACACTCGACACACCCAACAGGACATTAAAGGTTCCTCACAAAACACGGAGCCGGAGGATATCCCAATGGCCGCTGAGAGCTTCCCACGGCTCCCTGATGAGACCCGGCAGCTTGAGCACCCTCTGAAAGGCACTGTGGGTACTCCAGAGTTCCCTGTGGACTCGACACAGGACAATGACACCCCTCAGTTCACTGAAGACCCCCCACAGAATACACAGGACATAAGACACCTCACAGAGGACACCCTGAAAGTCACTTTCACTGAGGTCACCCCACAGGCTACTGAGGACCGCACAAAAGCCACTGTGGATACTCCAGAGGCTGTGGACACACTACCACAGAACATAGAGGAGGACAGCTCGGAGGGAATTGAGGATAGCCGGAAAGTTACTGTCGACAGCCAGGAAGTTACTGTCGACAGCCAGGAAGTTACTGTCGACAGCCAGGAAGTTACTGTCGACAGCCAGGAAGTTACTGTCGACAGCCAGGAAGTTACTGTCGACAGCCAGGAAGTCACTGTCGACACTGTAGACAGCCAGGAAGTCACTGTAGATACCTCTGAGCACATTGAGGACGCCCTACAAATACATAACACTGCAGACACCCTACAGCTCACAGTGGATGCCCCAATGGTCTCTGAAGAGCTCACCAAGGACACACGTGGTGCCACACAGAACAATGGGGACACGCCACAGCTCCATGAGGACACACCGGTCACTGAGGACACCCTAAGAGTCCCTGAAGAGATGTCACAGGAACCCAAAGACACCTCAAAGGTCAGCAGAGATACCCCAATGGTCTCTGAGGACACCCTTAAAGTACATGTGGATACTCAAAAGGTCCCAGAGGACACCCCACAGAACATACAAGTCAATGAAGACACCTCAATGGTTACTGAAGACACCCCACAGGACACACTGTACAATTCACTGGTCAACCCGAAAGTCACTGAAAGTGCTCACACTCCAAAGGTCACCCCAAGAGTCCCTGAAGACGCGTCACAGGACTCCGAAGACCCCTCAAAAGTCACTGAAAACTCTCCACAGAAAACACAGGACACCCCAACTGTCTCTGGGGATATCGGACAAACTCCTGGAGATGGCACCCCACAGGAAAATGAGAACAGCCCACTGGCATATCGCTGTAGTCTCTGCAACAAGGTTTTCAAAGGCAAACGTGTTATAGCCCACGCCATGTACCACTTCCGCAGGGACCAATGTATGTTCTGTAGGATGCTGTTCAAAAACGACCTGCTCGCTATGATGCATCTGTCCCAGCACATCGACAAGTTGAAAAAAGGAAACCTACCGCCTGATATTGAGGAGGTCCGTGAGAACTGTAAAGCTGGGATGTCAGACACGCCTGAACGCTCAACGCAGAGGGGGAGACGGGGACGCAAGAGGATCCCTGTAAACTCCACAGAGTCAACACCTCCAGATTACAGGAAGCTACGGTCCACCAATAGGATCTCCTCTATAAACTCCTCTGAGTTGACTCCACCGGATCGCAGGAAGCTACGGTCTAACCCTAATCTACTGTCGACCAATAGGCTCTCAACTGACTCTCAACCTTCACCAGATACTAAACTTGCAACAGAAGAGTCTGAAGGCAAGCAGTGGACACAGAGGGTcaatggacagaggggcagaagacGAGTTAAGGTTGAAGGAACTGAGGGTGATGGTGATACTCAGGCAGAGGAACAAGAAAAGATCAGTAGGAGGCAAGAGGAGGAGCACTCGGCTCTGGAACAGAGGGAAGAACCCGTGGAGATCTCTACTTCTCTGGCGAAGACATCGACAGGTGAACAAGGGGGaacctgctcctctcctctgaaaCAGTTTTTGGAAGAAGAGGAGAAACCCTGTTCCTCGGTAAAGACCATGGAGGACAACACAGAATCTCAGGCTGTATCGGTAACACAGGGCAGGCTTTCAGTTTCACCTCTAGAGACCTCAGTTCAGGGTAAGGAGACTCCCGGCATCTGCCCTGTGGAGGGATGCACAGAGATATTCACTGGAAAACGGCGTTCTCTCCTCGGACATATTCTGGACGATCACCGCGGCGACGCCAAACCCTTGGAAACGACGTTCCTTCACGGGAATGGCAAATGCAATATTTGCAAGAAACCTGTTTTGACTTTGCAGCATTACCAGCACCACATTTTATGGCACAAAGGAATTCCCAGGCATCCCTGTCTACATGATGGATGTAAAGCCCGGTTCAGTGCAGCGACAGAAATGAGGAACCACGCGAAGACCCATCAGCCGCTCCTGGCAGTGTGCTGCTTCCCAGGTTGTCGGGAGCGCTTGGCTTGTCTTCCGGAGCTGAACCGCCACGAACAAGAGCACTATCGTCTTCCAAAGGAAGGGAAGGATGAATCGGTTTCCTCTACCCTTGTCACCAATACCACCTCTGTTAACGTGATTAAACCGTGTAAGACGAGGAGGAATAAGCTACAGAAGATGCAGGGTGTTAAGAGACGATGGCCTCTTAGAGAAAAGGAGGGATCGGCAACTGACCTCACTACTACTGTAAAGGTAACCAGGAAGTATGACTTGACCAAGATGTTAAAGAAAACACAGGTCGTAAAGAAACGGCATGTTCATAGAGACAAGGATCCTCGTACTACTGACCCCTCTACCGTCTCTCTAAAGGTAACAAATACGTTGAGGAAATTGCAGGTTAAGAGGAAATCGTGTGTTGGTAAGAAAATGGACGCTCCAAACACTCCCGTCACCACGTCCAATGAAAAAGCTGAGCAAGCGAGCAAGAAGTTAAAAATGATTCAAAAGGTAAAGAAAGCGTGGGCTGTAAAGAGACAGAACGTTAGCGAAGACAATTATGCCCCAACTGGTCCAACCACCTCCACCACGATTACCGCCACTGAAAAAGTTACCGAAAAGCTAAAAATCATAAACAAGTTGAAGAAAATGAGAGTTATTAAGAAACCGAACGTTAGCAAAGAAAAGGATACCCAACTGGATCCAGCCACCGACACAAAAGTGACAGAAAAGTTAAAGAAAACGCAACTTGTAAAGAAACCGAGTGTTGGAAAAGACCCCAGGAAGATGTCAAGCGTTAGCACAGACGAGGACACCCAACCTGTTCCTCCCACCGTCACTCCGAAAGTCAGCGAGAAGTTACCCGTGGTGACCGAGAAGTTAAAGAAAACACAAGTTCTAAAGAAACAAAGAGTTATCAAGGAATCCAAGAGGCCTGTTGGCAAAGAACCCAGGAAGACCTCCAAAAAACCTGTGAAGTCAAAGACCTCTGGTCCAGAGAAACATGAAGTCACAGAAGAAGTAGGAAGTACATCAAAGGAAGAAGATGATAAACCATTGGTGGAAACATCAGACTCAACAGCTAGCAGTGTCTGTGACCAGAAGATGGTTAACGGACACTTAAAGGACCTCCCTAAAGAAT CAGTTTCCAAATCCAAGAAATGTGACCCACGAAACCATAAACCTGCTACTCCCAAAGCCCCTACAAATACCCCCAAAGCCCCTACAAATACTCCCAAAGCCCCTACAAATACCCCCAAAGCCCCTACAAATACCCCCAAAGCCCCTACAAATACCCCCAAAGCCCCTACAAATACCCCCAAAGCCCCTATCAAGGAGGAAGCGAAAAACTCAACTTTCTTTGGGAAGATTAACAACAGGCCATACATCCGGCCTCCACCCACGGCCTACCTAGACGAGCGGTACACCACCATGCCAAAACGCAGGAAAGAGATGTCCTGGACCCCTCGCTTCTCTCCGGTGCGCCCAGACCTCGTGGTGGAGGCGTCGGGGACCACGGCGACACCGTCCGTCCGTAGGCAGCGCTGTGCCAAGTGTTTCTTGTCCTTCGACAGTGGAGAAGAGTTGCAGACGCACGTCTCGCTGAAGAAGTGTACAACCCTTTTCGGCTTCGACTCAGACGAGGACA GTAGCTCGTGA
- the znf654 gene encoding uncharacterized protein znf654 isoform X1, whose protein sequence is MDAFAREFEKFAKGPDSDVVAKQQSVTPQTTDGVSRKTLETTSSTVTPQTTDGVSRKTFERTSSTVPKVIPKTVTDPVVLEDTTKVTKVTPQDTTDIQENMDTRHTQQDIKGSSQNTEPEDIPMAAESFPRLPDETRQLEHPLKGTVGTPEFPVDSTQDNDTPQFTEDPPQNTQDIRHLTEDTLKVTFTEVTPQATEDRTKATVDTPEAVDTLPQNIEEDSSEGIEDSRKVTVDSQEVTVDSQEVTVDSQEVTVDSQEVTVDSQEVTVDSQEVTVDTVDSQEVTVDTSEHIEDALQIHNTADTLQLTVDAPMVSEELTKDTRGATQNNGDTPQLHEDTPVTEDTLRVPEEMSQEPKDTSKVSRDTPMVSEDTLKVHVDTQKVPEDTPQNIQVNEDTSMVTEDTPQDTLYNSLVNPKVTESAHTPKVTPRVPEDASQDSEDPSKVTENSPQKTQDTPTVSGDIGQTPGDGTPQENENSPLAYRCSLCNKVFKGKRVIAHAMYHFRRDQCMFCRMLFKNDLLAMMHLSQHIDKLKKGNLPPDIEEVRENCKAGMSDTPERSTQRGRRGRKRIPVNSTESTPPDYRKLRSTNRISSINSSELTPPDRRKLRSNPNLLSTNRLSTDSQPSPDTKLATEESEGKQWTQRVNGQRGRRRVKVEGTEGDGDTQAEEQEKISRRQEEEHSALEQREEPVEISTSLAKTSTGEQGGTCSSPLKQFLEEEEKPCSSVKTMEDNTESQAVSVTQGRLSVSPLETSVQGKETPGICPVEGCTEIFTGKRRSLLGHILDDHRGDAKPLETTFLHGNGKCNICKKPVLTLQHYQHHILWHKGIPRHPCLHDGCKARFSAATEMRNHAKTHQPLLAVCCFPGCRERLACLPELNRHEQEHYRLPKEGKDESVSSTLVTNTTSVNVIKPCKTRRNKLQKMQGVKRRWPLREKEGSATDLTTTVKVTRKYDLTKMLKKTQVVKKRHVHRDKDPRTTDPSTVSLKVTNTLRKLQVKRKSCVGKKMDAPNTPVTTSNEKAEQASKKLKMIQKVKKAWAVKRQNVSEDNYAPTGPTTSTTITATEKVTEKLKIINKLKKMRVIKKPNVSKEKDTQLDPATDTKVTEKLKKTQLVKKPSVGKDPRKMSSVSTDEDTQPVPPTVTPKVSEKLPVVTEKLKKTQVLKKQRVIKESKRPVGKEPRKTSKKPVKSKTSGPEKHEVTEEVGSTSKEEDDKPLVETSDSTASSVCDQKMVNGHLKDLPKESPKYQRSLKTSTVSKSKKCDPRNHKPATPKAPTNTPKAPTNTPKAPTNTPKAPTNTPKAPTNTPKAPTNTPKAPIKEEAKNSTFFGKINNRPYIRPPPTAYLDERYTTMPKRRKEMSWTPRFSPVRPDLVVEASGTTATPSVRRQRCAKCFLSFDSGEELQTHVSLKKCTTLFGFDSDEDSSS, encoded by the exons ATGGATGCGTTTGCTAGAGAGTTTGAAAAGTTTGCCAAGGGTCCGGATTCTGATGTTGTCGCAAAGCAGCAGTCGGTGACACCACAGACCACAGATGGTGTCTCGCGCAAAACGTTGGAGACGACATCGTCAACGGTGACACCACAGACCACAGATGGTGTCTCGCGCAAAACGTTTGAGAGGACATCGTCAACGGTTCCAAAAGTCATCCCTAAGACCGTCACAGACCCAGTGGTCCTTGAGGACACTACAAAAGTAACCAAAGTCACCCCACAGGACACTACAGACATCCAGGAAAACATGGACACTCGACACACCCAACAGGACATTAAAGGTTCCTCACAAAACACGGAGCCGGAGGATATCCCAATGGCCGCTGAGAGCTTCCCACGGCTCCCTGATGAGACCCGGCAGCTTGAGCACCCTCTGAAAGGCACTGTGGGTACTCCAGAGTTCCCTGTGGACTCGACACAGGACAATGACACCCCTCAGTTCACTGAAGACCCCCCACAGAATACACAGGACATAAGACACCTCACAGAGGACACCCTGAAAGTCACTTTCACTGAGGTCACCCCACAGGCTACTGAGGACCGCACAAAAGCCACTGTGGATACTCCAGAGGCTGTGGACACACTACCACAGAACATAGAGGAGGACAGCTCGGAGGGAATTGAGGATAGCCGGAAAGTTACTGTCGACAGCCAGGAAGTTACTGTCGACAGCCAGGAAGTTACTGTCGACAGCCAGGAAGTTACTGTCGACAGCCAGGAAGTTACTGTCGACAGCCAGGAAGTTACTGTCGACAGCCAGGAAGTCACTGTCGACACTGTAGACAGCCAGGAAGTCACTGTAGATACCTCTGAGCACATTGAGGACGCCCTACAAATACATAACACTGCAGACACCCTACAGCTCACAGTGGATGCCCCAATGGTCTCTGAAGAGCTCACCAAGGACACACGTGGTGCCACACAGAACAATGGGGACACGCCACAGCTCCATGAGGACACACCGGTCACTGAGGACACCCTAAGAGTCCCTGAAGAGATGTCACAGGAACCCAAAGACACCTCAAAGGTCAGCAGAGATACCCCAATGGTCTCTGAGGACACCCTTAAAGTACATGTGGATACTCAAAAGGTCCCAGAGGACACCCCACAGAACATACAAGTCAATGAAGACACCTCAATGGTTACTGAAGACACCCCACAGGACACACTGTACAATTCACTGGTCAACCCGAAAGTCACTGAAAGTGCTCACACTCCAAAGGTCACCCCAAGAGTCCCTGAAGACGCGTCACAGGACTCCGAAGACCCCTCAAAAGTCACTGAAAACTCTCCACAGAAAACACAGGACACCCCAACTGTCTCTGGGGATATCGGACAAACTCCTGGAGATGGCACCCCACAGGAAAATGAGAACAGCCCACTGGCATATCGCTGTAGTCTCTGCAACAAGGTTTTCAAAGGCAAACGTGTTATAGCCCACGCCATGTACCACTTCCGCAGGGACCAATGTATGTTCTGTAGGATGCTGTTCAAAAACGACCTGCTCGCTATGATGCATCTGTCCCAGCACATCGACAAGTTGAAAAAAGGAAACCTACCGCCTGATATTGAGGAGGTCCGTGAGAACTGTAAAGCTGGGATGTCAGACACGCCTGAACGCTCAACGCAGAGGGGGAGACGGGGACGCAAGAGGATCCCTGTAAACTCCACAGAGTCAACACCTCCAGATTACAGGAAGCTACGGTCCACCAATAGGATCTCCTCTATAAACTCCTCTGAGTTGACTCCACCGGATCGCAGGAAGCTACGGTCTAACCCTAATCTACTGTCGACCAATAGGCTCTCAACTGACTCTCAACCTTCACCAGATACTAAACTTGCAACAGAAGAGTCTGAAGGCAAGCAGTGGACACAGAGGGTcaatggacagaggggcagaagacGAGTTAAGGTTGAAGGAACTGAGGGTGATGGTGATACTCAGGCAGAGGAACAAGAAAAGATCAGTAGGAGGCAAGAGGAGGAGCACTCGGCTCTGGAACAGAGGGAAGAACCCGTGGAGATCTCTACTTCTCTGGCGAAGACATCGACAGGTGAACAAGGGGGaacctgctcctctcctctgaaaCAGTTTTTGGAAGAAGAGGAGAAACCCTGTTCCTCGGTAAAGACCATGGAGGACAACACAGAATCTCAGGCTGTATCGGTAACACAGGGCAGGCTTTCAGTTTCACCTCTAGAGACCTCAGTTCAGGGTAAGGAGACTCCCGGCATCTGCCCTGTGGAGGGATGCACAGAGATATTCACTGGAAAACGGCGTTCTCTCCTCGGACATATTCTGGACGATCACCGCGGCGACGCCAAACCCTTGGAAACGACGTTCCTTCACGGGAATGGCAAATGCAATATTTGCAAGAAACCTGTTTTGACTTTGCAGCATTACCAGCACCACATTTTATGGCACAAAGGAATTCCCAGGCATCCCTGTCTACATGATGGATGTAAAGCCCGGTTCAGTGCAGCGACAGAAATGAGGAACCACGCGAAGACCCATCAGCCGCTCCTGGCAGTGTGCTGCTTCCCAGGTTGTCGGGAGCGCTTGGCTTGTCTTCCGGAGCTGAACCGCCACGAACAAGAGCACTATCGTCTTCCAAAGGAAGGGAAGGATGAATCGGTTTCCTCTACCCTTGTCACCAATACCACCTCTGTTAACGTGATTAAACCGTGTAAGACGAGGAGGAATAAGCTACAGAAGATGCAGGGTGTTAAGAGACGATGGCCTCTTAGAGAAAAGGAGGGATCGGCAACTGACCTCACTACTACTGTAAAGGTAACCAGGAAGTATGACTTGACCAAGATGTTAAAGAAAACACAGGTCGTAAAGAAACGGCATGTTCATAGAGACAAGGATCCTCGTACTACTGACCCCTCTACCGTCTCTCTAAAGGTAACAAATACGTTGAGGAAATTGCAGGTTAAGAGGAAATCGTGTGTTGGTAAGAAAATGGACGCTCCAAACACTCCCGTCACCACGTCCAATGAAAAAGCTGAGCAAGCGAGCAAGAAGTTAAAAATGATTCAAAAGGTAAAGAAAGCGTGGGCTGTAAAGAGACAGAACGTTAGCGAAGACAATTATGCCCCAACTGGTCCAACCACCTCCACCACGATTACCGCCACTGAAAAAGTTACCGAAAAGCTAAAAATCATAAACAAGTTGAAGAAAATGAGAGTTATTAAGAAACCGAACGTTAGCAAAGAAAAGGATACCCAACTGGATCCAGCCACCGACACAAAAGTGACAGAAAAGTTAAAGAAAACGCAACTTGTAAAGAAACCGAGTGTTGGAAAAGACCCCAGGAAGATGTCAAGCGTTAGCACAGACGAGGACACCCAACCTGTTCCTCCCACCGTCACTCCGAAAGTCAGCGAGAAGTTACCCGTGGTGACCGAGAAGTTAAAGAAAACACAAGTTCTAAAGAAACAAAGAGTTATCAAGGAATCCAAGAGGCCTGTTGGCAAAGAACCCAGGAAGACCTCCAAAAAACCTGTGAAGTCAAAGACCTCTGGTCCAGAGAAACATGAAGTCACAGAAGAAGTAGGAAGTACATCAAAGGAAGAAGATGATAAACCATTGGTGGAAACATCAGACTCAACAGCTAGCAGTGTCTGTGACCAGAAGATGGTTAACGGACACTTAAAGGACCTCCCTAAAGAATCGCCAAAATACCAGAGAAGTCTTAAAACAAGTACAGTTTCCAAATCCAAGAAATGTGACCCACGAAACCATAAACCTGCTACTCCCAAAGCCCCTACAAATACCCCCAAAGCCCCTACAAATACTCCCAAAGCCCCTACAAATACCCCCAAAGCCCCTACAAATACCCCCAAAGCCCCTACAAATACCCCCAAAGCCCCTACAAATACCCCCAAAGCCCCTATCAAGGAGGAAGCGAAAAACTCAACTTTCTTTGGGAAGATTAACAACAGGCCATACATCCGGCCTCCACCCACGGCCTACCTAGACGAGCGGTACACCACCATGCCAAAACGCAGGAAAGAGATGTCCTGGACCCCTCGCTTCTCTCCGGTGCGCCCAGACCTCGTGGTGGAGGCGTCGGGGACCACGGCGACACCGTCCGTCCGTAGGCAGCGCTGTGCCAAGTGTTTCTTGTCCTTCGACAGTGGAGAAGAGTTGCAGACGCACGTCTCGCTGAAGAAGTGTACAACCCTTTTCGGCTTCGACTCAGACGAGGACA GTAGCTCGTGA